One Rouxiella sp. S1S-2 genomic window, TAACTTCGGTTCGGTAGACGGCGACTCCGCTGCTGCCATGCGTTATACCGAAATACGCATGTCAAAAATTGCCCACGAACTGTTGGCAGACCTTGAAAAAGAGACCGTTGATTTTGTGCCGAACTACGATGGCACAGAGCAGATCCCTGCCGTTATGCCGACCCGTATTCCCAACCTGTTGGTCAACGGTTCTTCCGGTATCGCGGTGGGTATGGCCACTAACATTCCGCCGCATAACCTGACTGAGGTTATCAACGGCTGTCTGGCCTATATTGAAGACGAAAACATCAGCATTGAAGGGCTGATGGAACACATTCCAGGTCCTGACTTCCCAACGGCTGCCATTATCAATGGTCGTCGCGGTATTGAAGAGGCTTATCGTACCGGTCGCGGCAAAATCTACATTCGCGCACGTGCTGAAGTAGAGGCTGATGCCAAAACCGGCCGCGAAACCATTATTGTTCACGAAATTCCTTATCAGGTGAACAAAGCGCGTTTGATCGAAAAGATTGCTGAGCTGGTTAAAGAGAAGCGTCTCGAAGGCATCAGTGCGCTGCGCGACGAGTCTGATAAAGACGGTATGCGTATCGTTATCGAAATCAAACGCGACGCGGTTGGCGAAGTGGTGTTGAATAACCTTTATTCACTCACTCAGCTGCAGACTTCTTTCGGCATCAACATGGTTGCTCTGCATCAGGGTCAGCCAAAGATTCTGGGCCTGAAAGAGATCCTGTCCGCGTTTGTGCGCCATCGCCGTGAGGTGGTGACGCGTCGTACTATTTTCGAACTGCGTAAAGCGCGCGACCGTGCACACATTCTCGAAGCGTTGGCGATTGCTCTGGCAAACATCGACCCTATCATCGAGCTTATTCGTGCTGCACCCACGCCTGCCGAAGCGAAAGCGGGTCTGATCGCCCGTTCCTGGGATCTGGGCAACGTTTCCGCCATGCTGGCCGCTGCCGGTGATGACGCCGCGCGTCCTGAATGGCTCGAGAAGCAGTTCGGTATTCACGACAGCAAATACTTCCTGACCGAACAACAGGCACAGGCGATTCTGGATCTGCGCTTGCAGAAACTGACCGGGCTTGAGCATGAAAAACTGCTCGACGAATATAAAGAGCTGCTGACGCAAATTGCCGAGCTTATCTTTATCCTCGAAAACCCGGACCGTCTGATGGAAGTTATTCGTGAAGAGCTTGAAGCGATTCGCGATCAGTACAACGACAAACGTCGCACCGAGATCACGGCCAACACCTCCGACATCAACATCGAAGACCTGATTAATCAGGAAGACGTGGTTGTTACGCTTTCGCATCAGGGCTACGTCAAGTACCAGCCTCTGACCGATTACGAAGCGCAGCGTCGCGGTGGTAAAGGCAAGTCTGCGGCACGTATTAAAGAAGAAGACTTTATTGACCGCCTGTTGGTTGCCAACACGCACGACACCATTCTGATGTTCTCCAGCCGTGGACGTCTGTATTGGATGAAGGTCTACCAACTGCCGGAAGCGAGTCGTGGTGCCCGTGGGCGTCCGATTATCAACCTGCTGCCGCTTGAGCCTAACGAACGTATCACCGCGATTCTTCCGGTGCGTGAATACGAAGAAGGGCGCCACGTATTTATGGCAACCGCAAGCGGTACGGTCAAGAAGACCGCACTGACCGATTTCAGCCGCCCACGCAGCGCGGGTATCATCGCTATCAACCTCAATGAGGGTGACGAGCTGATTGGTGTCGACCTGACCGACGGTAAAGATGAAGTCATGCTGTTCTCCGCCGCCGGTAAAGTTGTGCGCTTCTCTGAAGAGGCCGTGCGCTCGATGGGCCGAACGGCGACCGGTGTTCGCGGTATCCGTCTGGGCGAAAGCGACAGCGTAGTGTCGTTGATTATTCCTCGCGGAGACGGCTGTATTCTTACCGTTACCGAGAACGGCTTCGGTAAACGTACCCAGTCGAGCGAATACCCAACGAAATCTCGTGCCACTCAGGGCGTTATCTCCATTAAGGTAAGTGAACGTAATGGTCCGGTTATCGGCGCAATCCAAGTGGATGACGCTGACCAGATCATGATGATCACCGATGCCGGTACGCTGGTTCGTACACGTGTTTCTGAAGTCAGTACCGTAGGCCGTAACACCCAGGGTGTCACGCTTATCCGTACTGCCGATGACGAACACGTTGTCGGCCTACAGCGCGTTGCCGAACCTGTTGAAGATGAAGAGCTGGACGGCG contains:
- the gyrA gene encoding DNA topoisomerase (ATP-hydrolyzing) subunit A, which gives rise to MSDLAREITPINIEEELKNSYLDYAMSVIVGRALPDVRDGLKPVHRRVLYAMNVLGNDWNKAYKKSARVVGDVIGKYHPHGDTAVYDTIVRMAQPFSLRYMLVDGQGNFGSVDGDSAAAMRYTEIRMSKIAHELLADLEKETVDFVPNYDGTEQIPAVMPTRIPNLLVNGSSGIAVGMATNIPPHNLTEVINGCLAYIEDENISIEGLMEHIPGPDFPTAAIINGRRGIEEAYRTGRGKIYIRARAEVEADAKTGRETIIVHEIPYQVNKARLIEKIAELVKEKRLEGISALRDESDKDGMRIVIEIKRDAVGEVVLNNLYSLTQLQTSFGINMVALHQGQPKILGLKEILSAFVRHRREVVTRRTIFELRKARDRAHILEALAIALANIDPIIELIRAAPTPAEAKAGLIARSWDLGNVSAMLAAAGDDAARPEWLEKQFGIHDSKYFLTEQQAQAILDLRLQKLTGLEHEKLLDEYKELLTQIAELIFILENPDRLMEVIREELEAIRDQYNDKRRTEITANTSDINIEDLINQEDVVVTLSHQGYVKYQPLTDYEAQRRGGKGKSAARIKEEDFIDRLLVANTHDTILMFSSRGRLYWMKVYQLPEASRGARGRPIINLLPLEPNERITAILPVREYEEGRHVFMATASGTVKKTALTDFSRPRSAGIIAINLNEGDELIGVDLTDGKDEVMLFSAAGKVVRFSEEAVRSMGRTATGVRGIRLGESDSVVSLIIPRGDGCILTVTENGFGKRTQSSEYPTKSRATQGVISIKVSERNGPVIGAIQVDDADQIMMITDAGTLVRTRVSEVSTVGRNTQGVTLIRTADDEHVVGLQRVAEPVEDEELDGVATVEGELEAAQESEAPEDVDAEDDEQPAEDE